A single window of Helicobacter pylori NCTC 11637 = CCUG 17874 = ATCC 43504 = JCM 12093 DNA harbors:
- the hcpD gene encoding Sel1-like repeat protein HcpD, whose product MIKSWTKKWFLILFLMASCSSYLVATTGEKYFKMAAQAFKRGDYHKAVAFYKRSCNLRVGAGCTSLGSMYEDGDGVQKNLPKALYYYRRGCNLRNHLACASLGSMYEDGDGVQKNLPKALYYYRRGCHLKGGVSCGSLGFMYFNGTGVKQNYAKALSLSKYACSLNYGISCNFVGYMYRNAKGVQKDLKKALANFKRGCHLKDGASCVSLGYMYEVGMDVKQNGEQALNLYKKGCYLKRGSGCHNVAVMYYTGKGAPKDLDKAISYYKKGCTLGFSGSCKVLEEVIGKKSDDLQDDVQNDMQDDTQ is encoded by the coding sequence ATGATAAAGAGTTGGACTAAAAAGTGGTTTTTGATTTTATTTTTAATGGCAAGTTGTTCCAGTTATTTGGTGGCTACAACCGGTGAGAAATATTTTAAAATGGCTGCTCAAGCCTTTAAGAGAGGGGATTACCATAAGGCGGTGGCTTTTTATAAGAGGAGCTGTAATTTAAGGGTGGGGGCTGGTTGCACGAGTCTAGGCTCTATGTATGAAGATGGCGATGGCGTTCAAAAAAACCTTCCAAAGGCTCTCTATTATTATAGGAGAGGGTGCAATTTAAGGAATCATCTCGCTTGCGCGAGTTTAGGCTCTATGTATGAAGATGGCGATGGCGTTCAAAAAAACCTTCCAAAGGCTCTCTATTATTATAGGAGAGGGTGCCACTTAAAGGGTGGGGTGAGTTGCGGGAGTTTAGGTTTTATGTATTTTAATGGCACGGGCGTTAAGCAAAATTATGCCAAAGCCCTTTCTCTTTCTAAATACGCTTGCAGTTTGAATTACGGCATTAGTTGTAACTTTGTAGGGTATATGTATAGGAACGCCAAAGGCGTACAGAAGGATTTGAAAAAAGCCCTTGCGAATTTTAAAAGAGGGTGCCATTTGAAAGACGGAGCGAGCTGTGTGAGCTTGGGATACATGTATGAAGTCGGTATGGATGTCAAACAAAATGGAGAGCAAGCCTTGAATCTTTATAAAAAGGGTTGTTATTTAAAAAGGGGGAGCGGTTGTCATAATGTGGCGGTGATGTATTACACGGGTAAGGGCGCTCCAAAGGATTTAGATAAAGCCATTTCGTATTATAAGAAAGGTTGCACTCTAGGCTTTAGTGGTAGCTGTAAAGTGTTAGAAGAAGTGATTGGCAAGAAGTCTGATGATTTGCAAGATGATGTGCAAAACGACATGCAAGATGATACGCAATAA
- a CDS encoding YebC/PmpR family DNA-binding transcriptional regulator, whose amino-acid sequence MGRAFEYRRAAKEKRWDKMSKVFPKLAKAITLAAKDGGSEPDTNAKLRTAILNAKAQNMPKDNIDAAIKRASSKEGNLSEITYEGKANFGVLIIMECMTDNPTRTIANLKSYFNKTQGASIVPNGSLEFMFNRKSVFECLKNEVENLKLSLEDLEFALIDYGLEELEEVEDKIIIRGDYNSFKLLNEGFESLRLPILKASLQRIATTPIELNDEQMELTEKLLDRIEDDDDVVALYTNIE is encoded by the coding sequence ATGGGACGAGCGTTTGAATACAGAAGAGCGGCTAAAGAAAAACGATGGGATAAGATGAGTAAGGTTTTCCCCAAGCTCGCCAAAGCGATCACTCTAGCGGCAAAAGATGGCGGGAGCGAACCGGACACGAACGCCAAACTACGAACAGCGATTTTAAACGCTAAAGCGCAAAACATGCCTAAAGACAATATTGACGCAGCGATTAAAAGAGCGAGCAGTAAAGAAGGGAATTTGAGTGAAATCACTTATGAAGGTAAGGCGAATTTTGGCGTGCTAATCATTATGGAATGCATGACTGATAACCCCACCAGAACCATTGCCAACCTTAAAAGCTATTTCAATAAAACGCAAGGGGCAAGCATCGTGCCTAATGGCTCTTTAGAGTTTATGTTTAATAGAAAAAGCGTGTTTGAATGCTTGAAAAATGAAGTGGAAAATTTAAAACTCAGCCTAGAAGATTTAGAATTCGCTCTCATTGATTATGGTTTGGAAGAATTAGAAGAAGTGGAAGACAAGATTATTATTAGAGGGGATTATAACAGCTTCAAGCTCTTAAATGAGGGGTTTGAAAGCTTGAGATTGCCTATTTTAAAAGCGAGTTTGCAACGCATCGCCACAACGCCCATTGAATTGAATGACGAACAAATGGAGCTTACCGAAAAATTACTGGATAGGATTGAAGACGATGATGATGTGGTCGCGCTTTATACGAATATTGAGTGA
- the hemB gene encoding porphobilinogen synthase has translation MFKRLRRLRSSENLRAMLRETRLNIDDFIAPLFVIESDSCIKNEISSMPGVYQMSMEPLLKECEELVGLGVKAVLLFGIPKHKDATGSHALNKDHIVAKAAKEVKKRFKDLIVIADLCFCEYTDHGHCGILENDSVSNDKTLEILNLQGLILAESGVDILAPSNMMDGNVLSLRKTLDNAGYTHTPIMSYSTKFASSYYGPFRDVANSAPSFGDRKSYQMDYANQKEALLESLEDEKQGADILMVKPALAYLDIVKEIRDHTLLPLALYNVSGEYAMLKLAQKYNLINYESVLLETMTCFKRAGADMIISYHAKEVANLLQRN, from the coding sequence ATGTTCAAACGATTGAGAAGATTACGAAGCAGCGAAAACTTAAGGGCGATGCTAAGAGAAACGCGCCTAAATATTGATGATTTCATCGCTCCCTTATTTGTCATAGAAAGCGATAGTTGTATTAAAAATGAAATCAGTTCCATGCCTGGCGTTTATCAAATGAGCATGGAGCCTCTTTTAAAAGAATGCGAAGAACTAGTGGGTTTAGGCGTCAAAGCCGTTTTATTGTTTGGCATTCCTAAACATAAGGACGCTACAGGAAGCCATGCGTTAAATAAGGATCATATTGTCGCAAAAGCCGCCAAAGAGGTTAAAAAACGATTCAAGGATTTAATCGTTATAGCGGATTTGTGTTTTTGTGAATACACCGACCATGGGCATTGCGGGATTTTAGAAAACGATTCTGTGTCTAACGATAAAACGCTAGAGATTTTAAATCTTCAAGGGCTTATTTTAGCTGAAAGCGGTGTGGATATTCTAGCCCCAAGCAACATGATGGATGGGAATGTTTTGAGCTTGAGAAAAACGCTAGATAACGCCGGCTATACCCACACGCCCATCATGAGCTATTCCACTAAATTTGCGAGCAGTTACTATGGGCCTTTTAGAGATGTAGCAAACTCTGCCCCGAGTTTTGGCGATCGCAAAAGCTATCAAATGGATTACGCTAATCAAAAAGAAGCGCTTTTAGAAAGTTTAGAAGATGAAAAACAGGGCGCGGATATTTTAATGGTGAAACCGGCTTTGGCGTATTTGGATATTGTTAAAGAAATCAGAGATCACACTTTGCTCCCTTTAGCGCTCTATAACGTGAGCGGGGAATACGCCATGCTCAAACTCGCTCAAAAGTACAACCTGATCAACTATGAAAGCGTTTTATTAGAAACGATGACTTGTTTTAAAAGAGCGGGAGCGGATATGATTATTAGCTATCATGCTAAAGAAGTGGCTAACTTATTACAAAGGAATTGA
- the arsS gene encoding acid-sensing histidine kinase ArsS: MRFSIFFKVGALFMITLFSFGAFAYYFVSSQISHENYQNEMRHYQFVTTINEILNNYSDYRAIEDYLYKIGFRETTIENLEKVLAKRRHQLHHRNIGYAEVFKFSDMVFILLKKDEHFVLYKDLHSVSYRNYFLAITVGLLLILFLFLFVLQSLLPLRELRSQVKRFAQGDKSVSCKSKQKDEIGDLANEFDNCIQKINAMNESRVLFLRSIMHELRTPITKGKILSSMLKEELSYKRFSSIFDHLNMLIEQFARIEQLASKNYGSNKEKFLMSDLIDKIEKMLLIDEDKKSPIHVSSSNYIIEADFELFSIALKNMVDNAIKYSDDKQVFLDFIGNDLVVSNKSKPLKEDFEKYLQPYFKSSNPRQAHGFGLGMYIIKNALEAMGLNLSYHYSNGRICFTIHDCVFNSFYDLEEDNEELPPPPRKFERGERNERDRKSQLWG; this comes from the coding sequence TTGCGTTTCTCTATCTTTTTTAAGGTTGGCGCTTTGTTTATGATAACGCTCTTTAGTTTTGGAGCGTTCGCTTACTATTTCGTGTCTTCTCAAATCAGTCACGAAAACTATCAAAACGAAATGCGCCATTATCAGTTTGTTACCACCATCAATGAAATTTTAAATAACTACTCTGATTATAGAGCCATAGAAGATTATCTCTATAAAATTGGTTTTAGAGAAACCACAATAGAAAATTTGGAAAAGGTTTTAGCCAAAAGACGCCACCAGTTGCACCACAGAAATATTGGGTATGCGGAAGTGTTTAAATTCAGCGATATGGTTTTTATCCTTTTAAAAAAGGATGAGCATTTTGTGCTTTATAAAGATTTGCATTCGGTTTCTTACAGGAATTATTTCTTAGCCATTACGGTGGGTTTATTATTGATTTTATTCCTCTTTTTATTTGTTTTACAGAGTTTATTGCCCTTAAGAGAGCTGAGATCCCAAGTGAAGCGCTTCGCTCAAGGGGATAAAAGCGTGAGTTGTAAAAGCAAACAAAAAGATGAAATAGGGGATCTGGCTAACGAATTTGACAATTGCATCCAAAAAATCAATGCGATGAATGAATCTCGGGTTTTATTTTTGCGCTCTATCATGCATGAACTACGCACCCCTATCACTAAGGGTAAGATACTAAGCTCTATGCTCAAAGAAGAGCTGTCTTACAAGCGCTTTTCATCTATATTTGATCACTTGAACATGTTGATTGAGCAATTTGCCCGCATTGAGCAGCTCGCTTCCAAAAATTATGGGAGCAATAAAGAAAAATTTTTAATGAGCGATTTGATCGATAAGATTGAAAAAATGCTTTTAATTGATGAGGATAAAAAAAGCCCCATCCATGTATCCTCTTCCAATTACATCATTGAAGCGGATTTTGAATTGTTTTCTATAGCGTTAAAAAACATGGTGGATAATGCGATCAAATACAGCGATGACAAACAGGTGTTTTTGGATTTCATCGGCAATGATTTGGTGGTGTCTAATAAAAGCAAACCTTTAAAAGAAGATTTTGAAAAGTATTTGCAACCCTACTTTAAATCTTCTAACCCCAGACAAGCCCATGGTTTTGGGTTGGGCATGTATATCATTAAAAACGCTTTAGAGGCTATGGGGTTGAATTTGAGCTATCATTACAGCAATGGGAGAATTTGTTTCACTATCCATGATTGCGTTTTTAATAGTTTTTACGATTTAGAAGAGGATAACGAAGAGCTACCCCCCCCCCCCCGAAAATTTGAAAGAGGTGAGCGGAATGAAAGGGATAGAAAAAGCCAATTGTGGGGTTAA
- the arsR gene encoding acid response regulator transcription factor ArsR, translating to MIEVLMIEDDIELAEFLSEFLLQHGIHVTNYDEPYTGISAANTQNYDLLLLDLTLPNLDGLEVCRRISKQKHIPIIISSARSDVEDKIKALDYGADDYLPKPYDPKELLARIQSLLRRSHKKEEVSEPGDANIFRVDKDSREVYMHEKKLDLTRAEYEILSLLISKKGYVFSRESIAIESESINPESSNKSIDVIIGRLRSKIEKNPKQPQYIISVRGIGYKLEY from the coding sequence ATGATAGAAGTTTTAATGATAGAAGATGATATAGAATTAGCCGAGTTTTTGAGCGAGTTTTTGCTCCAACATGGCATTCATGTAACCAATTACGATGAGCCATATACCGGCATTAGTGCGGCTAACACACAAAATTACGATTTGTTGTTGTTGGATTTAACTTTGCCTAATTTAGACGGGCTTGAAGTGTGTAGGCGCATCTCCAAACAAAAACATATCCCTATTATTATTTCTTCAGCAAGAAGCGATGTGGAAGATAAGATTAAAGCGCTAGATTATGGGGCTGATGATTACCTCCCTAAACCCTATGATCCTAAGGAATTACTGGCTCGCATCCAATCCTTACTCAGGCGTTCTCATAAAAAAGAAGAAGTGAGTGAGCCAGGCGATGCGAATATCTTTAGGGTAGATAAGGACAGCCGAGAAGTGTATATGCATGAAAAAAAGCTAGACTTAACTAGGGCTGAATATGAAATCCTTTCGCTTCTCATTAGCAAAAAAGGTTATGTGTTTAGCCGTGAAAGCATTGCGATTGAGAGCGAGAGCATCAACCCTGAAAGCTCTAATAAAAGCATTGATGTGATCATTGGCCGTTTGCGATCTAAGATTGAAAAAAATCCCAAGCAACCGCAATACATCATCTCTGTTAGAGGGATTGGTTATAAATTAGAATACTGA
- a CDS encoding CiaD-like domain-containing protein: protein MELKNIISETLNEIEKMAKTIDDGFNTAQKTPSFFKTPPHLQNTPNPKNANTPLEPKNAAKIETQEKITEENTEEKEEEVPEIIIEEIAQENPTQVLISNERVFLKNLLERTLVLLKGMQALEEKDALKRLDLVARFLQYQLSVLEKRLESLERENTE, encoded by the coding sequence ATGGAATTGAAAAACATTATTTCAGAAACCCTTAATGAAATTGAAAAAATGGCTAAAACCATTGATGATGGTTTTAATACGGCGCAAAAAACGCCCTCTTTTTTCAAAACGCCCCCTCATCTGCAAAACACCCCAAACCCTAAAAATGCTAACACCCCTTTAGAGCCAAAAAACGCTGCTAAAATAGAAACCCAAGAAAAAATCACAGAAGAAAATACAGAAGAAAAAGAAGAAGAGGTGCCAGAAATCATTATAGAAGAAATCGCGCAAGAAAACCCCACGCAAGTGTTAATTTCAAACGAGCGGGTTTTTTTAAAAAATTTACTAGAGAGGACATTAGTGTTATTGAAAGGCATGCAAGCTTTAGAAGAAAAAGACGCGCTGAAGCGTTTGGATTTAGTGGCGCGTTTCTTGCAATACCAATTGAGCGTGCTTGAAAAACGATTGGAGTCTTTGGAGCGAGAAAACACAGAGTGA
- a CDS encoding tetratricopeptide repeat protein produces the protein MPLETITLAHIYEEQGFFEEALRIYTNILNKTPDHAEALKQMKRLEKIQKNLAPFKHDAILERHYLNFIKGDCLSVENLEQWLVEWN, from the coding sequence ATGCCATTAGAAACTATCACGCTCGCTCATATTTATGAAGAACAAGGGTTTTTTGAAGAAGCGTTGCGAATTTATACTAATATTTTAAACAAAACCCCTGACCATGCAGAGGCGTTAAAACAAATGAAGCGTTTGGAAAAAATCCAAAAAAATCTCGCTCCTTTCAAACATGATGCAATACTAGAGCGGCACTATTTAAATTTTATCAAAGGGGATTGTTTGAGCGTTGAGAATTTAGAACAATGGCTGGTAGAATGGAATTGA